A genome region from Sphaerisporangium krabiense includes the following:
- a CDS encoding SAM-dependent methyltransferase codes for MTLAQIFEKIVGPEANVAFAAYDGSKAGRSDADVRIEVKTPIALAYLAQSPGEMGLARAYIAGHIDVQGDMYTLLSEMAQLTLNDIPLKEKVSIARSLGLKPLLMRVPPPPQEVRRSAMARLGSRHAKQRDAEAIHHHYDVSNRFYEWVLGPSMAYTCAVFPEADSSLEEAQFAKFDLVARKLGLKPGMRLLDVGCGWGGMVMHAAKHYGVKALGVTLSRQQAEWAQKAIAEAGLSELAEVRHSDYRDVTETGFDAVSSIGLTEHIGKDQLPGYFGFLYGKLKPGGRLLNHCITRPTGTERTINKGGFINRYVFPDGELESVGYLIRQMEDLGFEIRHEENLREHYAKTLMKWCANLDDHWDEALAEVGRGTARVWRLYMAGCVVGFERNKVQLHQVLGVKLREKGEADVPLRPSRDWP; via the coding sequence ATGACACTCGCCCAGATCTTCGAGAAGATCGTGGGGCCGGAGGCGAACGTGGCGTTCGCCGCCTACGACGGCAGCAAGGCCGGCCGGTCGGACGCCGACGTCCGCATCGAGGTCAAGACCCCGATAGCGCTCGCCTACCTCGCGCAGTCCCCCGGTGAGATGGGCCTCGCCCGCGCGTACATCGCCGGGCACATCGACGTGCAGGGCGACATGTACACCTTGCTGTCGGAGATGGCGCAGCTCACGCTGAACGACATCCCCCTCAAGGAGAAGGTGTCGATCGCGCGCTCGCTCGGCCTCAAGCCGCTGCTGATGCGGGTCCCCCCGCCGCCGCAGGAGGTCCGCCGCAGCGCCATGGCGCGGCTCGGCAGCCGTCACGCCAAGCAGCGGGACGCCGAGGCGATCCATCACCACTACGACGTCTCCAACCGGTTCTACGAGTGGGTGCTCGGCCCGTCCATGGCCTACACCTGCGCGGTGTTCCCCGAGGCGGACAGCTCGCTGGAGGAGGCGCAGTTCGCCAAGTTCGACCTGGTGGCCAGGAAGCTCGGCCTCAAGCCGGGCATGCGGCTGCTGGACGTCGGCTGCGGCTGGGGCGGCATGGTCATGCACGCGGCCAAGCACTACGGGGTCAAGGCCCTCGGCGTCACGCTCTCGCGCCAGCAGGCCGAGTGGGCGCAGAAGGCCATCGCCGAGGCGGGGCTGTCGGAGCTGGCCGAGGTCCGCCACAGCGACTACCGCGACGTGACCGAGACCGGCTTCGACGCGGTCAGCTCCATCGGCCTCACCGAGCACATCGGCAAGGACCAGCTCCCGGGCTACTTCGGCTTCCTGTACGGCAAGCTGAAGCCCGGCGGCAGGCTGCTCAACCACTGCATCACCCGCCCGACCGGCACCGAGCGCACCATCAACAAGGGCGGCTTCATCAACCGGTACGTGTTCCCCGACGGCGAGCTGGAGTCCGTCGGCTACCTGATCCGGCAGATGGAGGACCTGGGCTTCGAGATCCGCCACGAGGAGAACCTGCGCGAGCACTACGCCAAGACCCTCATGAAGTGGTGCGCCAACCTCGACGACCACTGGGACGAGGCGCTCGCCGAGGTCGGCCGCGGCACGGCCCGCGTGTGGCGGCTCTACATGGCCGGCTGCGTCGTCGGCTTCGAGCGCAACAAGGTGCAGCTCCACCAGGTGCTGGGCGTCAAGCTGCGCGAGAAGGGCGAGGCGGACGTCCCGCTGCGCCCCTCCCGGGACTGGCCCTGA
- a CDS encoding long-chain-fatty-acid--CoA ligase, whose amino-acid sequence MLNLSVILEDSAREHPDRTAIVSGDARMSYALVNTLANQVANLLASRGVGPGDTVALACPNLPYFPVVYYGVLKAGAAVVPLNVLLQPREIAYHLRDSGAKALFCFEGTPDLPLGERGLAAYREAVPDGPHADGFFLLPATPLAVESGIDGVQTLWAALRGRSETFETTATAPDDTAVILYTSGTTGQPKGAELSHQNMLMNAIVSDEMFERTGEDVLLATLPLFHSFGQTVIMNVGFRRRASLVLMPRFDPAGALALMREERVTFFAGVPTMYWAMLTAVRAGGGAAPATLRTAVAGGSSLPVEVLKDFEKTFGVPVLEGYGLSETSPVASFNQRDRPTKPGSVGTPVWGVEMRLIDAGWDTVEGEGPGEIAVRGHNVMKGYYGRPEATAEVTKDGWFRTGDIATRDADGFYFIVDRAKDMIIRGGFNVYPRELEEVLMTHEAVSLAAVVGVPHESLGEEVKAHVILKPGAAVTEEELVEWCKATMAAYKYPRLVEFRESFPMTASGKILKRELR is encoded by the coding sequence ATGCTCAACCTGTCCGTCATCCTGGAGGACAGCGCCCGCGAACACCCCGACCGCACGGCGATCGTGTCCGGCGACGCCCGGATGTCGTACGCGCTGGTGAACACGCTGGCGAACCAGGTCGCGAACCTCCTCGCCTCGCGGGGCGTCGGACCGGGCGACACGGTGGCCCTGGCCTGCCCCAACCTGCCGTACTTCCCCGTCGTCTACTACGGCGTGCTGAAGGCCGGCGCCGCGGTCGTCCCGCTCAACGTGCTGCTCCAGCCGCGCGAGATCGCCTACCACCTGCGCGACTCGGGGGCCAAGGCGCTGTTCTGCTTCGAGGGCACCCCGGACCTGCCGCTCGGGGAGCGCGGGCTGGCCGCCTACCGCGAGGCCGTCCCGGACGGGCCGCACGCCGACGGCTTCTTCCTGCTGCCCGCCACGCCGCTCGCCGTCGAGTCGGGCATCGACGGCGTCCAGACGTTGTGGGCCGCGCTGCGGGGCCGGTCCGAGACGTTCGAGACCACGGCCACCGCGCCGGACGACACGGCGGTGATCCTCTACACGAGCGGCACGACCGGGCAGCCGAAGGGCGCCGAGCTCAGCCACCAGAACATGCTCATGAACGCGATCGTCTCCGACGAGATGTTCGAGCGGACCGGCGAGGACGTCCTGCTCGCCACGCTGCCGCTGTTCCACTCGTTCGGGCAGACCGTGATCATGAACGTGGGGTTCCGGCGGCGGGCGAGCCTGGTGCTGATGCCGCGCTTCGACCCGGCGGGCGCGCTGGCGCTCATGCGCGAGGAGCGGGTGACGTTCTTCGCCGGGGTCCCGACGATGTACTGGGCCATGCTGACCGCCGTGCGCGCCGGGGGCGGCGCGGCGCCGGCGACGCTGCGGACGGCGGTGGCGGGCGGGTCGTCGCTGCCGGTCGAGGTGCTCAAGGACTTCGAGAAGACGTTCGGCGTGCCGGTGCTGGAGGGGTACGGGCTCTCGGAGACCTCCCCGGTGGCGAGCTTCAACCAGCGGGACCGGCCGACCAAGCCCGGCTCGGTGGGCACGCCCGTCTGGGGCGTCGAGATGCGGCTCATCGACGCGGGCTGGGACACCGTCGAGGGCGAGGGGCCCGGCGAGATCGCCGTCCGCGGCCACAACGTGATGAAGGGGTACTACGGCCGGCCGGAGGCCACCGCCGAGGTGACGAAGGACGGCTGGTTCCGCACCGGCGACATCGCGACCCGGGACGCCGACGGCTTCTACTTCATCGTCGACCGCGCCAAGGACATGATCATCCGGGGCGGGTTCAACGTCTATCCGCGCGAGCTGGAAGAGGTGCTGATGACCCACGAGGCGGTCTCGCTCGCGGCGGTCGTCGGCGTGCCGCACGAGTCCCTCGGCGAGGAGGTCAAGGCGCACGTGATCCTCAAGCCGGGCGCCGCGGTCACCGAAGAGGAACTGGTCGAGTGGTGCAAGGCGACCATGGCGGCCTACAAGTACCCCCGGCTGGTGGAGTTCCGCGAGTCCTTCCCGATGACCGCCAGCGGGAAGATCCTCAAGCGCGAGCTGCGCTGA
- a CDS encoding GMC family oxidoreductase, translating to MQYDYVIVGAGAAGCVLANRLSADPAVRVLLLEAGGADRRMEIRVPAAFSKLFKTRYDWNVTTAKQVEMSGRELYWPLGRTLGGSTSINAQMWVRGHRADYDGWNLPGWSYEEVLPYFRRSERRIGSNRGGVYGTGGPMFVSELRAPNEVTLAFLRACEEAGMTRLEELNGPSNEGFSQTPVTQERGRRWSAADGYLRPAMSRPNLTVLTAAPARRVLLDGSGRATGVEYGEGRRVTAAREVIVSAGAVGSPRLLMLSGIGDPAELRAAGVEPRHELPGVGRNLMDHLAAGIVVACPAPVTLASAESLGNLARYLFGRGGPLTSNVAEAVAFLRTTPQEPAPDIELIFAPAPFVDHGLSRPPGHGVTVGAILLQPESRGRVTLDGEGGVVVDPCYLTAEADVRRLAAGLARAREITETEALRPYAGGPMRPYGGERTQPELARYARETAETLYHPAGTCKMGIDDDAVVDPSLRVIGVPGLRVADASVMPTLNRGHTQAPTIMIAEKAADMIRAS from the coding sequence ATGCAGTACGACTACGTCATCGTCGGCGCCGGCGCGGCGGGCTGCGTGCTCGCCAACCGGCTCTCGGCCGATCCCGCCGTGCGGGTGCTCCTGCTGGAGGCGGGCGGCGCCGACCGGCGCATGGAGATCCGGGTCCCCGCCGCCTTCTCCAAGCTCTTCAAGACCCGCTACGACTGGAACGTCACCACCGCCAAGCAGGTGGAGATGTCCGGGCGCGAACTGTACTGGCCGCTCGGCAGGACGCTCGGCGGGTCGACGTCGATCAACGCCCAGATGTGGGTGCGCGGCCACCGGGCGGACTACGACGGCTGGAACCTGCCCGGCTGGTCCTATGAGGAGGTCCTGCCGTACTTCCGGCGCAGCGAGCGGCGGATCGGCTCCAACCGGGGCGGGGTGTACGGCACCGGCGGGCCCATGTTCGTCTCGGAGTTACGCGCTCCCAACGAGGTCACCCTGGCGTTCCTGCGCGCCTGTGAGGAGGCGGGGATGACCCGGCTGGAGGAGCTGAACGGCCCCTCCAACGAGGGGTTCTCCCAGACGCCGGTCACCCAGGAGCGCGGCAGGCGGTGGAGCGCCGCCGACGGCTACCTCAGGCCCGCGATGAGCCGTCCCAACCTGACCGTGCTCACCGCGGCCCCGGCCCGCCGCGTGCTGCTGGACGGCTCGGGCCGGGCCACGGGGGTCGAGTACGGCGAGGGCAGGCGGGTGACGGCCGCCCGCGAGGTGATCGTCTCGGCCGGGGCCGTCGGGTCGCCGCGGCTGCTCATGCTCTCCGGCATCGGCGACCCCGCCGAGCTGCGGGCCGCCGGGGTCGAGCCCCGGCACGAACTGCCCGGGGTGGGCCGCAACCTCATGGACCACCTGGCGGCCGGGATCGTCGTGGCGTGCCCGGCGCCGGTGACGCTGGCCTCGGCCGAGTCGCTCGGCAACCTGGCCCGCTACCTGTTCGGGCGCGGCGGGCCGCTGACCTCCAACGTGGCCGAGGCCGTCGCCTTCCTCAGGACCACTCCGCAGGAGCCCGCCCCCGACATCGAGCTGATCTTCGCGCCCGCGCCGTTCGTGGACCACGGCCTGAGCAGGCCGCCCGGGCACGGCGTCACCGTCGGCGCGATCCTGCTCCAGCCGGAGAGCCGCGGCCGGGTCACGCTGGACGGCGAGGGCGGCGTCGTGGTGGACCCCTGCTATCTGACCGCCGAGGCCGACGTGCGGCGCCTGGCCGCCGGGCTGGCGCGGGCGCGCGAGATCACCGAGACCGAGGCGCTGCGGCCGTACGCGGGGGGGCCGATGCGGCCGTACGGCGGGGAGCGCACCCAGCCCGAGCTGGCCCGCTACGCGCGCGAGACCGCCGAGACCCTCTACCATCCCGCGGGCACGTGCAAGATGGGCATCGACGACGACGCCGTGGTGGACCCTTCGCTGCGCGTGATCGGGGTGCCGGGGCTGCGGGTGGCGGACGCCTCGGTGATGCCGACGCTGAACCGCGGCCACACCCAGGCCCCGACCATCATGATCGCCGAAAAGGCCGCCGATATGATCCGCGCCTCTTGA
- a CDS encoding cytochrome P450, producing the protein MTLAVTDIDLSDIPFWGLPQHERNDAFRRLRELDRPAFMAEQRIPFIGGGKGYYALVRHADVTEASRNAGVFSSEPTSNSIPDLPRWLAVYFGSMINMDDPRHARLRRIVSRAFTPRILQKMEEDVARAAREILDEAMAEGAGDFVPQIAARLPVQVICDMMGIPPRYHDMVLRHTNVVLGNADVEYTGIRPDMSRLNVARGIARLLRSGHALNSLARGLGRERRARPTGDLTSLLVNGDEHLTAQELGSFFILLVVAGSETTRNAIAHGLKLFTDNPGQRDLLLEDLDGRLPGAVEEIIRCATPVIQFRRTVTRDHEMNGQRYVKGDKVLLYYNSANRDEAVFDDPDVFDITRSPNPHLGFGGPGPHYCLGAHLARREITVVFRELFSRAPGVHAVGEPDYLLSNFINGIKHMGYRFA; encoded by the coding sequence ATGACGCTTGCTGTCACGGACATCGACCTGTCCGACATCCCCTTCTGGGGGTTGCCGCAGCACGAGCGCAACGACGCCTTCCGGCGGCTGCGCGAGCTCGACCGGCCGGCCTTCATGGCCGAGCAGCGCATCCCGTTCATCGGCGGCGGCAAGGGCTACTACGCGCTGGTCCGGCACGCCGACGTGACCGAGGCCAGCCGCAACGCGGGGGTCTTCAGCAGCGAGCCGACCTCCAACAGCATCCCGGACCTGCCGAGGTGGCTCGCGGTCTACTTCGGCTCCATGATCAATATGGACGATCCCCGGCACGCCCGCCTGCGCCGGATCGTCTCGCGCGCGTTCACCCCGCGCATCCTCCAGAAGATGGAGGAGGACGTCGCCAGGGCGGCGCGCGAGATCCTCGACGAGGCGATGGCCGAGGGGGCGGGGGACTTCGTCCCGCAGATCGCCGCCCGGCTCCCCGTCCAGGTCATCTGCGACATGATGGGCATCCCGCCGAGATATCACGACATGGTGTTACGGCACACCAACGTCGTCCTCGGCAACGCCGACGTCGAGTACACCGGCATCCGGCCCGACATGAGCCGCCTGAACGTCGCCCGCGGCATCGCCCGGCTGCTGCGCTCGGGCCACGCGCTCAACTCCCTGGCCCGCGGCCTCGGCCGCGAGCGGCGCGCCCGCCCGACCGGCGACCTGACCAGCCTGCTCGTCAACGGCGACGAACACCTGACCGCCCAGGAGCTCGGCTCGTTCTTCATCCTGCTCGTCGTGGCCGGCAGCGAGACCACCCGCAACGCCATCGCCCACGGGCTCAAGCTGTTCACCGACAACCCCGGCCAGCGCGACCTGCTGCTCGAGGACCTGGACGGCCGCCTGCCCGGCGCCGTCGAGGAGATCATCCGCTGTGCCACCCCGGTGATCCAGTTCCGGCGCACGGTCACCCGTGACCACGAGATGAACGGCCAGCGGTACGTCAAGGGCGACAAGGTGCTGCTCTACTACAACTCGGCCAACCGCGACGAGGCCGTGTTCGACGACCCCGACGTCTTCGACATCACCCGCAGCCCGAACCCGCACCTCGGGTTCGGCGGCCCGGGCCCGCACTACTGCCTCGGCGCCCACCTGGCGCGGCGCGAGATCACGGTCGTGTTCCGCGAGCTGTTCTCCCGCGCGCCCGGGGTCCACGCCGTCGGCGAGCCCGACTACCTGCTCTCCAACTTCATCAACGGCATCAAGCACATGGGCTACCGCTTCGCCTGA
- the leuS gene encoding leucine--tRNA ligase, translating into MSDEQYDPQALQEKWQARWEELDPYRAGEDAADERPRKYLLDMFPYPSGDLHMGHGEVFAIADVLARYWFQRGYNVLHPIGWDSFGLPAENAAIKRNAHPAEWTYANIDTQATSFKRYGVSFDWSRRLHTSDPEYYRWNQWLFNRFFERGLAYRKGGLVNWCPKDQTVLANEQVVAGRCERCGTEVVRRELTQWYFRITDYADRLLDDMAQLEGGWPERVLTMQRNWIGRSEGADVRFEIEGRDEPVTVYTTRPDTLYGATFFVVAADAALAEQICAPEQLPALRAYQAEVAKLSDIERLATDKEKTGVFLGRHAVNPVNGERIPVWAADYVLSDYGHGAIMAVPAHDQRDLDFARKFGLPVRVVVETGLPDPAETGAATPGEGSLVNSGPLDGLSKAEAIARIVQILQERGTGAAAVNYRLRDWLLSRQRFWGTPIPIIHCPDCGEVPVPDDQLPVTLPDLRGEALAPKGVSPLAGATDWVEVDCPKCGGPARRDTDTMDTFVDSSWYFLRYCSPGYEDGPFDVERVRRWGPVDQYVGGVEHAVLHLLYARFFTKVLHDMGMVDFPEPFLRLLNQGQVINQGKAMSKSLGNGVDLGEQIDAFGVDAVRLTMVFAGPPEDDIDWADLSPAASQKFLARAFRVMAEAGAASPAGADPASGDLELRKVTHRTVDEVTRLVESSRFNVAVARMMELTSAARKAIDAGPGAADPAVREAAEALAVMLSLVAPYAAEEGWERLGHGPTIARAGWPAADPALLVQESVTCVVQVAGKVRDRLEVSPSISESALEELALASEKVRPYLSGTPRKVIVRVPKLVNIVP; encoded by the coding sequence GTGAGTGACGAGCAGTACGATCCGCAGGCGCTGCAGGAGAAGTGGCAGGCGCGCTGGGAAGAGCTGGACCCGTACCGGGCGGGCGAGGACGCCGCCGACGAGCGTCCCCGCAAATACCTGCTCGACATGTTCCCCTACCCCTCCGGCGACCTGCACATGGGGCACGGCGAGGTCTTCGCCATCGCCGACGTGCTGGCCCGCTACTGGTTCCAGCGCGGCTACAACGTCCTGCACCCCATCGGCTGGGACTCCTTCGGCCTGCCCGCCGAGAACGCCGCGATCAAGCGGAACGCCCACCCCGCCGAGTGGACGTACGCCAACATCGACACCCAGGCCACCTCGTTCAAGAGGTACGGCGTGTCCTTCGACTGGTCGCGCCGCCTGCACACCAGCGACCCCGAGTACTACCGCTGGAACCAGTGGCTGTTCAACCGGTTCTTCGAGCGCGGCCTGGCCTACCGCAAGGGCGGCCTGGTCAACTGGTGCCCCAAGGACCAGACGGTGCTGGCCAACGAGCAGGTCGTCGCCGGCCGCTGCGAGCGCTGCGGCACCGAGGTCGTCCGGCGCGAGCTGACCCAGTGGTACTTCCGCATCACCGACTACGCCGACCGCCTGCTGGACGACATGGCCCAGCTGGAGGGCGGCTGGCCCGAGCGCGTGCTGACCATGCAGCGCAACTGGATCGGCCGCTCCGAGGGCGCCGACGTCCGCTTCGAGATCGAAGGCCGCGACGAGCCGGTCACCGTCTACACCACCCGCCCCGACACCCTGTACGGCGCCACGTTCTTCGTCGTCGCCGCCGACGCGGCGCTGGCCGAGCAGATCTGCGCGCCCGAGCAGCTGCCCGCGCTGCGGGCCTACCAGGCCGAGGTCGCCAAGCTGAGCGACATCGAGCGCCTGGCCACCGACAAGGAGAAGACCGGCGTCTTCCTGGGGCGGCACGCCGTCAACCCCGTCAACGGCGAGCGCATCCCGGTCTGGGCCGCCGACTACGTCCTGTCCGACTACGGCCACGGCGCGATCATGGCCGTGCCCGCCCACGACCAGCGCGACCTGGACTTCGCCCGGAAGTTCGGCCTGCCCGTGCGGGTCGTCGTCGAGACCGGCCTGCCCGACCCCGCCGAGACCGGCGCCGCCACCCCGGGCGAGGGCAGCCTGGTCAACTCCGGTCCCCTGGACGGCCTGTCCAAGGCCGAGGCCATCGCCCGCATCGTCCAGATCCTCCAGGAGCGCGGCACGGGCGCCGCCGCCGTCAACTACCGGCTGCGCGACTGGCTGCTGTCGCGCCAGCGCTTCTGGGGCACGCCCATCCCGATCATCCACTGCCCCGACTGCGGCGAGGTCCCCGTCCCCGACGACCAGTTGCCGGTCACGCTGCCCGACCTGCGCGGCGAGGCCCTGGCGCCGAAGGGCGTCTCGCCGCTGGCCGGGGCCACCGACTGGGTCGAGGTGGACTGCCCCAAGTGCGGCGGGCCCGCCCGGCGCGACACCGACACGATGGACACCTTCGTCGACTCCTCGTGGTACTTCCTGCGGTACTGCTCGCCCGGCTACGAGGACGGCCCCTTCGACGTGGAGCGCGTCCGGCGCTGGGGCCCGGTGGACCAGTACGTCGGCGGCGTGGAGCACGCCGTGCTCCACCTGCTGTACGCGCGGTTCTTCACCAAGGTCCTGCACGACATGGGCATGGTCGACTTCCCCGAGCCGTTCCTGCGCCTGCTCAACCAGGGGCAGGTCATCAACCAGGGCAAGGCGATGTCCAAGTCCCTGGGCAACGGCGTCGACCTCGGCGAGCAGATCGACGCCTTCGGCGTGGACGCCGTCCGGCTGACCATGGTCTTCGCCGGCCCGCCCGAGGACGACATCGACTGGGCCGACCTCTCCCCGGCCGCGTCGCAGAAGTTCCTGGCCCGGGCGTTCCGCGTCATGGCCGAGGCGGGCGCGGCCTCCCCGGCCGGCGCCGACCCCGCCTCCGGCGACCTGGAACTGCGCAAGGTCACCCACCGGACGGTCGACGAGGTCACCCGCCTGGTCGAGTCCTCCCGCTTCAACGTGGCCGTGGCCCGCATGATGGAGCTGACCTCCGCGGCGCGCAAGGCCATCGACGCCGGCCCCGGCGCCGCCGACCCCGCCGTGCGGGAGGCCGCGGAGGCGCTGGCCGTCATGCTGTCGCTGGTCGCCCCGTACGCCGCCGAGGAGGGCTGGGAGCGTCTCGGCCACGGCCCGACGATCGCGCGGGCGGGCTGGCCCGCCGCCGACCCGGCGCTGCTGGTCCAGGAGTCGGTCACCTGCGTCGTGCAGGTGGCGGGCAAGGTGCGGGACCGCCTGGAGGTCTCGCCGTCCATCTCGGAGTCCGCGCTGGAGGAGCTGGCTCTGGCCTCCGAGAAGGTGCGGCCGTACCTGTCCGGGACGCCGCGCAAGGTGATCGTGCGGGTGCCCAAGCTGGTCAACATCGTCCCCTGA
- the lexA gene encoding transcriptional repressor LexA produces the protein MNEQDESGAVVTDLAVRRRDSLGLTPRQRKILEVIRDSVQQRGYPPSMREIGEAVQLTSTSSVSHQLTALQRKGYLRRDPHRPRALEVRLPGEPALWVDPVGPGEEEPLVTRPTAAFVPLVGRIAAGGPILAEERVEDVFALPKQLVGEGTLFLLQVSGDSMIDAAIADGDWVVVRQQPVADNGDIVAAMIDGEATVKTFKRKDGHVWLVPHNANYDPIPGDEATVLGKVTAVLRKL, from the coding sequence ATGAACGAGCAAGACGAGAGCGGCGCGGTCGTCACCGACCTCGCGGTGCGCAGGCGTGACTCCTTGGGCCTCACCCCGAGGCAGCGCAAGATCCTTGAGGTGATCCGCGATTCGGTGCAGCAGCGCGGCTATCCGCCGTCGATGCGCGAGATCGGCGAGGCGGTCCAGCTGACCAGCACCTCCAGTGTGTCCCACCAGCTCACGGCGTTGCAGCGCAAGGGCTACCTCCGCCGTGACCCGCACCGTCCGCGCGCGCTGGAGGTCCGCCTGCCCGGCGAGCCCGCGCTCTGGGTCGACCCGGTCGGCCCGGGCGAGGAGGAGCCTTTGGTGACCCGCCCCACGGCCGCGTTCGTGCCGCTGGTGGGCCGCATCGCCGCCGGCGGCCCCATCCTGGCCGAGGAGCGCGTCGAGGACGTCTTCGCGCTGCCCAAGCAGCTCGTCGGCGAGGGCACGCTGTTCCTGCTCCAGGTCTCAGGCGACTCCATGATCGACGCCGCGATCGCCGACGGCGACTGGGTGGTCGTGCGCCAGCAGCCGGTGGCCGACAACGGTGACATCGTCGCGGCCATGATCGACGGCGAGGCCACCGTGAAGACCTTCAAGCGCAAGGACGGCCACGTCTGGCTGGTGCCGCACAACGCCAACTACGACCCGATCCCCGGCGACGAGGCCACCGTCCTCGGCAAGGTGACCGCGGTCCTGCGCAAGCTCTGA